One part of the Sorangiineae bacterium MSr11954 genome encodes these proteins:
- a CDS encoding ricin-type beta-trefoil lectin domain protein: protein MMTIIVTKKRSRTPIFSTLLALAGVLASHPARAANETVSVWLTTTDDGRGVHVVRGLQPQANVAFSAGTGGSGQNVTVDENVRYQRFIGGGASFTDTAAWLMNGSGALSAAARETVMQNLFNPTTGIGVGFLRNPMGASDLARYNYSYDDLPAGQTDPSLARFSIDHDLADVLPLTKRARAINPNVTIMASPWSSPAWMKDNGDFTRQGWLKAEYYGTYAQYFVKYLQAYRAQGVNVDYVSVQNEPTCCGPNTNYGSMNWNGAGLLNFTKNHLLPALHANGSTTKVLALDYNWGNYDDLGSTVLADAQVRADSLFGGIAWHGYGGDVRLQTTIHNQYPNVDAFDTEHSGGTWISHQQQEDMRNIIDYTRNWGRTVTKWSLAVDQNMGPHSGGCGTCTGLITVHNGDARHGQVDYTIEYYTMGHLTKFVKPGAERIDTNDNASVRNVAWRNPDGSKVLIAYNDTGSAQTLRVNWGGQSFAYTLPVATSATFTWTGTPGGGGGATGPITGLAGKCVDIAGGNGANGTAVQLYDCNGTVAQRWTVGTDGTVRALGKCLDVTSASTADGAKVQLYDCNGTGAQQWQVTAGRDLVNVPANKCLDVTDNDPANGARLQIWSCTGAANQKWTVPAN, encoded by the coding sequence ATGATGACCATCATCGTTACGAAAAAGCGCTCCCGAACCCCGATTTTCTCGACCTTGCTCGCCCTCGCCGGTGTCCTCGCGAGCCACCCCGCGCGGGCGGCCAACGAGACCGTGAGCGTATGGCTGACGACCACCGACGATGGGCGCGGCGTGCACGTCGTGCGCGGTTTGCAGCCGCAAGCCAATGTCGCGTTCTCGGCCGGCACGGGCGGGAGCGGACAAAACGTGACGGTCGACGAGAACGTTCGCTACCAACGGTTCATCGGGGGCGGCGCCTCGTTCACGGATACGGCGGCGTGGCTGATGAACGGCAGCGGAGCGCTCAGCGCCGCCGCCCGCGAGACGGTGATGCAGAACCTGTTCAACCCGACCACCGGCATCGGCGTTGGCTTCTTGCGCAACCCCATGGGCGCCTCCGATCTGGCCCGCTACAATTATTCGTACGACGATCTGCCGGCCGGGCAGACCGATCCGAGCCTCGCCCGGTTCTCGATCGACCACGATCTGGCCGACGTGCTCCCGCTGACCAAGAGGGCGCGCGCGATCAACCCCAACGTGACCATCATGGCCTCGCCGTGGAGCTCACCGGCCTGGATGAAGGACAACGGCGATTTCACCCGCCAGGGGTGGCTCAAGGCCGAATACTACGGGACGTACGCGCAATACTTCGTCAAATACCTCCAGGCGTACCGCGCGCAAGGCGTGAACGTGGACTACGTGTCGGTGCAGAACGAGCCGACGTGCTGCGGTCCGAATACCAATTATGGATCGATGAACTGGAACGGCGCGGGGCTCTTGAACTTCACCAAGAACCATCTTTTGCCCGCGCTCCACGCCAACGGCTCGACGACCAAGGTGCTGGCCCTCGACTACAATTGGGGCAACTACGACGATTTGGGCTCCACCGTCCTGGCCGATGCCCAGGTGCGCGCCGATTCCCTCTTTGGCGGCATCGCCTGGCACGGCTATGGCGGCGACGTGAGGCTGCAAACGACCATTCACAATCAGTACCCGAACGTCGACGCCTTCGACACGGAGCACTCCGGCGGGACGTGGATAAGCCATCAACAGCAGGAGGACATGCGCAACATCATCGACTACACCCGCAACTGGGGCCGCACCGTCACCAAGTGGAGCTTGGCGGTGGACCAGAACATGGGACCGCACTCGGGAGGCTGCGGCACCTGTACGGGCTTGATCACCGTGCACAACGGCGATGCCCGCCACGGCCAAGTCGATTATACGATCGAATATTATACGATGGGCCACCTGACGAAGTTCGTGAAGCCCGGCGCCGAGCGCATCGACACCAACGACAACGCCTCGGTCCGCAATGTGGCTTGGCGCAACCCCGATGGCTCCAAGGTGCTGATCGCCTACAACGACACGGGCAGCGCGCAGACCTTGCGCGTCAACTGGGGCGGACAGTCCTTTGCGTACACGTTGCCGGTCGCCACCTCCGCCACGTTCACATGGACCGGCACCCCCGGCGGCGGTGGCGGCGCCACCGGGCCCATCACCGGGCTCGCAGGCAAGTGCGTCGACATTGCAGGCGGCAATGGCGCCAATGGAACGGCGGTGCAGCTCTACGACTGCAACGGGACGGTCGCGCAGCGATGGACGGTGGGCACCGATGGCACCGTTCGAGCGCTCGGCAAATGCTTGGACGTAACGTCGGCATCCACGGCGGATGGGGCCAAGGTGCAGCTCTACGACTGCAACGGCACCGGCGCGCAGCAGTGGCAGGTGACGGCGGGGCGCGATCTGGTGAACGTCCCCGCCAACAAGTGCCTCGATGTGACCGACAACGACCCGGCAAACGGCGCGCGGTTGCAAATCTGGAGTTGCACCGGGGCTGCAAATCAAAAGTGGACGGTGCCCGCGAATTGA